One Actinosynnema pretiosum DNA segment encodes these proteins:
- the hemW gene encoding radical SAM family heme chaperone HemW, whose protein sequence is MPSALPAGDPAPSDGALPATALEGLGTRPFGVYVHVPFCATRCGYCDFNTYTAGELGTSASPESWLEGLRRELDLAARVLGEPPAAETVFVGGGTPSLLGADGLAAVLEAVRSSVGLAPGAEVTTESNPESTSPGFFAAIREAGYTRVSLGMQSAARHVLRILDRKHTPGRAAAAAREAREGGFEHVNLDLIYGTPGERDEDLRESLAVVRDAGVDHLSAYALIVEEGTALARRVRRGELPAPDDDVLAERYEMVDAAAREMGMSWYEVSNWAASEEGRCRHNVLYWQGADWWGAGPGAHSHVGGVRWWNVKHPAKYAAVLAGGGSPAAGREVLAEDDRRVERVLLELRLSEGLPVEVLDRDGRREAARVAAEGLLEPMALARGRCVLTDRGRLLADAVVRRLT, encoded by the coding sequence ATGCCTTCCGCACTGCCTGCCGGCGACCCCGCACCCTCGGACGGGGCGCTGCCCGCGACCGCGCTGGAGGGGCTCGGCACTCGGCCGTTCGGGGTGTACGTGCACGTGCCGTTCTGCGCCACGCGGTGCGGGTACTGCGACTTCAACACGTACACGGCGGGGGAGCTGGGGACGTCCGCGTCGCCGGAGTCGTGGTTGGAGGGGCTGCGGCGGGAGCTGGACCTGGCGGCTCGGGTGCTGGGGGAGCCGCCCGCGGCGGAGACGGTGTTCGTGGGGGGTGGGACGCCGTCGTTGCTCGGGGCGGACGGGCTGGCGGCGGTGCTGGAGGCGGTGCGGTCGTCGGTGGGGCTCGCGCCGGGGGCCGAGGTGACGACGGAGTCGAACCCGGAGTCGACGTCGCCTGGGTTCTTCGCGGCGATCCGGGAGGCCGGGTACACGCGGGTGTCGCTGGGGATGCAGTCGGCGGCTCGGCACGTGCTGCGGATCCTGGACCGGAAGCACACGCCGGGGCGGGCGGCTGCGGCGGCCCGTGAGGCCAGGGAGGGCGGGTTCGAGCACGTCAACCTGGATTTGATCTACGGGACCCCTGGGGAGCGGGACGAGGACCTGCGGGAGTCGCTGGCGGTCGTGCGGGATGCCGGGGTGGATCACCTGTCGGCTTACGCGCTGATCGTGGAGGAGGGGACGGCGTTGGCGCGGCGGGTGCGGCGGGGGGAGTTGCCCGCGCCTGACGACGACGTGCTGGCGGAGCGGTACGAGATGGTGGACGCGGCGGCTCGGGAGATGGGGATGAGCTGGTACGAGGTGTCCAACTGGGCCGCGTCGGAGGAGGGGCGGTGCAGGCACAACGTCCTGTACTGGCAGGGGGCGGACTGGTGGGGGGCCGGGCCGGGGGCGCACAGCCACGTGGGTGGGGTGCGGTGGTGGAACGTGAAGCACCCGGCGAAGTACGCGGCGGTGCTGGCGGGTGGGGGGTCGCCTGCCGCGGGGCGTGAGGTGCTGGCGGAGGACGATCGCAGGGTCGAGCGGGTGCTGTTGGAGCTGCGACTGTCCGAAGGGCTGCCGGTGGAGGTCCTGGACCGGGACGGGCGGCGGGAGGCTGCTCGGGTGGCGGCTGAGGGGTTGTTGGAGCCCATGGCGCTTGCGCGGGGGCGGTGCGTGTTGACGGACCGGGGGCGGTTGTTGGCTGACGCGGTGGTCCGGCGGTTGACCTGA
- the hrcA gene encoding heat-inducible transcriptional repressor HrcA, with the protein MNADQRRFEVLRAIVADYVSNHEPVGSKALVERHNLGVSSATVRNDMASLEEDGYITQPHTSAGRVPTDKGYRLFVDRLSEVKPLSTAERRAIHSFLEGACDLDDVLRRSVRLLAQLTRQVAVVQYPTLSRASVRHLEVLAITPARLMLILITDTGRVDQRSVDLGDVITEDNVARIRAMLNGSLVGKRLADASAEVAQLPETVPSDLRDIATRVSTVLIESLVEHPEERLVLGGTANLTRNVADFPGSLRQVLEALEEQVVVLKLLAASHDPGTVLVHIGEENEAAEMRSTSVVSIGYGSADKLLGGMGVVGPTRMDYPSTMAAVRAVAHYVGDILTVR; encoded by the coding sequence GTGAACGCTGATCAGCGGCGCTTCGAGGTGTTGCGCGCCATCGTCGCCGACTACGTCTCCAACCACGAGCCCGTCGGGTCCAAGGCGTTGGTCGAGCGGCACAACCTGGGGGTGTCCAGTGCGACCGTGCGCAACGACATGGCCTCGTTGGAGGAGGACGGGTACATCACCCAGCCGCACACCAGCGCCGGGCGGGTGCCGACCGACAAGGGGTATCGGCTGTTCGTCGACCGGTTGAGCGAGGTCAAGCCGTTGTCGACGGCCGAGCGGCGGGCCATCCACTCGTTCCTCGAAGGGGCCTGCGACCTGGACGACGTGCTGCGGCGCAGTGTTCGGCTGCTCGCGCAGCTCACGCGGCAGGTCGCGGTCGTGCAGTACCCGACGCTCAGCCGGGCCTCGGTGCGGCACCTCGAGGTGCTCGCCATCACCCCGGCGCGGTTGATGCTGATCCTGATCACCGACACCGGTCGGGTGGACCAGCGGTCGGTGGACCTCGGGGACGTGATCACCGAGGACAACGTCGCCCGCATCCGGGCGATGCTCAACGGCTCGCTGGTCGGCAAGCGGCTCGCGGACGCCTCCGCCGAGGTCGCCCAGCTGCCCGAGACGGTGCCGAGCGACCTGCGGGACATCGCCACCAGGGTCAGCACCGTGCTGATCGAGTCCCTGGTCGAGCACCCCGAGGAGCGCCTGGTGCTGGGTGGCACGGCGAACCTCACCCGGAACGTGGCAGACTTCCCCGGTTCACTGCGCCAGGTGCTGGAGGCGCTGGAGGAGCAGGTGGTGGTGCTCAAGCTGCTGGCGGCCTCGCACGACCCCGGCACCGTGCTGGTGCACATCGGGGAGGAGAACGAGGCGGCGGAGATGCGCAGCACCTCGGTCGTGTCCATCGGCTACGGCAGCGCTGACAAGCTGCTCGGCGGCATGGGCGTGGTCGGACCAACCCGGATGGACTACCCGTCCACTATGGCGGCCGTCAGGGCCGTCGCCCACTACGTGGGGGACATCCTCACCGTCCGGTGA
- the dnaJ gene encoding molecular chaperone DnaJ codes for MARDYYGTLGVSKNATPEEIKRAYRKLARQLHPDVNPNEEARFKEVTAAYEVLSDPRKRQVVDLGGDPLEPGGGGRGAGGGDPFAGFGLGDIMDAFFGAGAGGGGRGPRSRVQPGSDALIRLSMTLEECAAGANRELTVDTAILCDRCVGSGCAEGASPVRCDTCGGRGEVQSVQRSFLGQVVTARPCPVCRGFGEVIPDPCQQCAGDGRVRSRRTISVQIPAGVAEGMRVRLAGQGEVGSGGGPAGDLYVEVEEIAHDVFERDGADLHCSVRIPMTTAALGAVLPLSTLDGEEELEIEPGTQPATELVLTGRGMPRLRSNGRVDGRGDLHVHLDVVVPTKLDARQSELLRELASVRGEEEPSLSGGGKGGGLFSRLRSGRGHR; via the coding sequence GTGGCGAGGGACTACTACGGCACGCTCGGGGTCTCCAAGAACGCGACACCCGAGGAGATCAAGCGCGCCTACCGCAAGCTCGCGCGCCAGCTTCACCCGGACGTGAACCCCAACGAGGAAGCGCGCTTCAAGGAGGTGACCGCCGCCTACGAGGTCCTGTCGGACCCGCGCAAGCGGCAGGTCGTCGACCTGGGCGGCGACCCGCTGGAGCCGGGTGGCGGCGGGCGAGGCGCGGGTGGCGGCGACCCGTTCGCCGGCTTCGGGCTGGGCGACATCATGGACGCGTTCTTCGGCGCGGGCGCGGGAGGCGGCGGTCGCGGACCGCGCAGCCGCGTCCAGCCCGGATCGGACGCGCTGATCCGGCTCTCCATGACGCTGGAGGAGTGCGCGGCGGGCGCGAACCGCGAGCTGACGGTGGACACCGCGATCCTGTGCGACCGCTGCGTGGGCAGCGGCTGCGCGGAGGGCGCGTCCCCGGTGCGCTGCGACACCTGCGGTGGGCGCGGCGAGGTGCAGTCGGTGCAGCGCTCGTTCCTCGGCCAGGTCGTCACGGCCCGGCCGTGCCCGGTCTGCCGGGGCTTCGGCGAGGTCATCCCCGACCCGTGCCAGCAGTGCGCGGGCGACGGCCGGGTCCGCTCCCGCCGCACCATCTCGGTGCAGATCCCGGCCGGTGTGGCCGAGGGGATGCGGGTGCGGCTGGCCGGTCAGGGCGAGGTCGGCTCCGGCGGAGGCCCCGCCGGTGACCTGTACGTCGAGGTCGAGGAGATCGCCCACGACGTGTTCGAGCGCGACGGGGCCGACCTGCACTGCTCGGTGCGCATCCCGATGACGACGGCCGCGCTCGGCGCGGTGCTGCCGCTGTCCACCCTCGACGGCGAGGAGGAGCTGGAGATCGAACCCGGCACCCAGCCCGCCACCGAGCTGGTGCTCACCGGCCGCGGGATGCCGAGGCTGCGCTCCAACGGGCGCGTCGACGGGCGCGGCGACCTGCACGTCCACCTGGACGTCGTGGTGCCGACCAAGCTCGACGCCCGCCAGAGCGAGCTGCTGCGCGAGCTGGCCTCGGTGCGCGGCGAGGAGGAGCCCTCGCTGTCCGGTGGCGGCAAGGGCGGCGGGCTGTTCTCGCGGCTGCGCTCCGGCCGCGGCCACCGGTGA
- a CDS encoding 16S rRNA (uracil(1498)-N(3))-methyltransferase, protein MTLPVFLVESLPTGSVAVLDGPEGRHAATVRRLRAGEELVLSDGSGDQVRCEITEALKDSLRLRVVERWTVPEPGVRVVLVQALVKGERGELAVELATEAGVDAVLPWKAARCVAKWEDGPRGAKALGRWRATAREAAKQARRARVPEVGEPVTTKQLAALAPRAAAVLVLHESAEVGIGSVALPPSGEVLLVVGPEGGIAEQELSALVEAGAHVVRLGPSVLRASTAGAVALGALGVLTDRWA, encoded by the coding sequence GTGACCCTCCCCGTCTTCCTGGTCGAGAGCCTGCCCACCGGGTCCGTCGCCGTCCTGGACGGCCCGGAGGGCAGGCACGCCGCCACCGTGCGCAGGCTGCGCGCGGGGGAGGAGCTGGTGCTGTCGGACGGCAGCGGCGACCAGGTGCGCTGCGAGATCACCGAGGCGCTCAAGGACTCGCTGCGGCTGCGCGTGGTCGAGCGCTGGACCGTGCCCGAACCGGGGGTGCGGGTCGTGCTGGTGCAGGCGCTGGTCAAGGGCGAGCGCGGCGAGCTGGCCGTGGAGCTGGCGACCGAGGCGGGCGTGGACGCCGTGCTGCCGTGGAAGGCGGCGCGGTGCGTGGCCAAGTGGGAGGACGGGCCGCGCGGGGCCAAGGCGCTCGGCCGCTGGCGGGCCACCGCCCGCGAGGCGGCCAAGCAGGCGCGCCGGGCGCGGGTCCCCGAAGTGGGGGAGCCGGTGACCACGAAGCAGCTCGCGGCGCTCGCGCCGCGGGCCGCGGCGGTGCTGGTGCTGCACGAGTCCGCCGAAGTCGGGATCGGCTCGGTGGCGCTGCCACCCTCGGGTGAAGTCCTGCTGGTCGTCGGCCCGGAGGGCGGCATCGCGGAGCAGGAGCTGTCCGCGCTGGTGGAGGCGGGTGCGCACGTGGTCAGGCTGGGGCCCTCGGTGCTCAGGGCGTCCACGGCGGGGGCCGTCGCGCTGGGCGCTCTGGGCGTTTTGACCGATCGCTGGGCGTAG
- a CDS encoding SGNH/GDSL hydrolase family protein — MGPRAVLGAVLAAVLAAGVATGTGQAEPDRARWVGGWAASPVVGSAIPWSDCPAGAGLTDQTVRNVVFTSAGGDLVRIRLSNAFGTTPLRVDRTSVARQGAGAKPVPGTTRPVTFGGSREARVPAGRDLLSDPVRLDVAALSTLLVSVHFPGPTGPLTNHPFTAQGNFLATGDKTDDRTGTGFADTPCWLGVSGVDVARERPAGTVVAFGDSITDTSATTGNTNRRWPDFLARRLAERRHAPSVVNAGLGGNRLVADREGEPYYGVAGTTRFARDALGQTGVRTVIVLEGVNDIGFSATADELIAGFRNLIAQAHARGVRIVGGTILPFKTSFIWTPEREATWRAVNTWIRTSGEFDAVVDFAAATAAPGDDAVLAPAYDSGDGLHPGDAGTEAMANAIDLRLL; from the coding sequence ATGGGGCCGAGAGCGGTGCTCGGAGCGGTGCTGGCCGCGGTGCTGGCGGCCGGGGTGGCGACCGGGACCGGGCAGGCGGAGCCCGACCGGGCGCGCTGGGTCGGCGGCTGGGCGGCGAGCCCGGTGGTCGGCAGCGCGATCCCGTGGAGCGACTGCCCGGCGGGCGCGGGACTGACCGATCAGACCGTGCGGAACGTGGTGTTCACCAGCGCGGGCGGCGACCTGGTGCGGATCAGGCTCAGCAACGCCTTCGGCACGACCCCGCTGCGGGTCGACCGCACCTCCGTCGCCCGCCAGGGCGCGGGCGCGAAGCCCGTCCCCGGCACGACCAGGCCGGTGACGTTCGGCGGGTCGCGCGAGGCGCGGGTGCCCGCAGGCCGGGACCTGCTCAGCGACCCGGTCCGCCTCGACGTCGCAGCCCTGTCGACGCTGCTGGTCAGCGTCCACTTCCCCGGCCCCACCGGCCCCCTGACCAACCACCCGTTCACCGCCCAGGGCAACTTCCTGGCCACCGGCGACAAGACCGACGACCGCACCGGGACCGGCTTCGCCGACACCCCGTGCTGGCTGGGCGTGAGCGGCGTCGACGTCGCGCGGGAGCGGCCCGCGGGCACGGTCGTGGCGTTCGGCGACTCGATCACCGACACCTCCGCGACCACCGGCAACACCAACCGCCGCTGGCCCGACTTCCTGGCCCGCCGCCTCGCGGAGCGCAGGCACGCCCCGTCCGTGGTCAACGCGGGCCTGGGCGGCAACCGGCTGGTCGCCGACCGCGAGGGCGAGCCCTACTACGGCGTCGCGGGCACGACCCGCTTCGCGCGCGACGCGCTCGGCCAGACCGGCGTGCGGACGGTGATCGTGCTGGAGGGCGTCAACGACATCGGCTTCAGCGCCACCGCCGACGAGCTGATCGCGGGCTTCCGGAACCTGATCGCCCAGGCGCACGCGCGCGGGGTGCGGATCGTGGGCGGCACGATCCTGCCGTTCAAGACCTCGTTCATCTGGACCCCGGAGCGCGAGGCGACCTGGCGGGCCGTGAACACCTGGATCAGGACCTCCGGCGAGTTCGACGCGGTGGTCGACTTCGCGGCGGCCACCGCCGCGCCGGGCGACGACGCCGTGCTCGCCCCGGCCTACGACAGCGGCGACGGCCTGCACCCCGGTGACGCGGGCACCGAGGCCATGGCGAACGCGATCGACCTGCGGCTGCTCTAG
- a CDS encoding SGNH/GDSL hydrolase family protein — protein sequence MGSRSARAAACAGVVAALVAGVVSGSAHADLERVERSSWTAAWAASPVMGGPNPHNDCPSGGAGLTDRTARNVVFTSAGGDLVRIRLGNAFGATPLRVDRTTVAHRGGGAAPVPGTTRPVTFGGSREALVPAGGELLSDPVLLDVAALSTLLVSVHFPGPTGPLTNHPFTAQGNYLAEGDRTDDRTGTGFADTPCWLGVSGVDVAERGQRSAGAVVVFGDSITDTAASTDNANRRWPDFLARRLAARDGRTPSVVNAGLGGNRLVADRKGEPHYGVAGTTRFARDALGQTGVRTVVVLSGVNDLSFDATADELIDGYRDLIAQAHRRDVRVVGGTIMPFRTSFAWTPEREATWRRVNAWIRTSGEFDAVVDFASAMAAPGDDALLNPAYDRGDGLHPTDAGTEAMADAVDLRLL from the coding sequence ATGGGGTCGAGATCGGCGCGGGCCGCGGCCTGCGCGGGGGTGGTCGCGGCGCTGGTGGCGGGGGTGGTCTCCGGGAGCGCCCACGCGGACCTGGAACGGGTGGAGCGGTCGAGCTGGACGGCGGCGTGGGCGGCGAGCCCGGTCATGGGCGGACCGAACCCCCACAACGACTGCCCGTCGGGCGGCGCCGGCCTGACCGACCGGACCGCGCGGAACGTGGTGTTCACCAGCGCGGGCGGCGACCTGGTGCGGATCAGGCTCGGCAACGCCTTCGGCGCGACCCCGCTGCGGGTCGACCGGACCACGGTGGCCCACCGGGGCGGCGGGGCGGCGCCCGTTCCCGGCACGACCAGGCCGGTCACCTTCGGCGGGTCGCGCGAGGCGCTCGTCCCGGCGGGCGGGGAGCTGCTCAGCGACCCGGTGCTGCTGGACGTGGCCGCCCTGTCGACGCTGCTGGTCAGCGTGCACTTCCCCGGCCCCACCGGCCCCCTGACCAACCACCCGTTCACCGCCCAGGGCAACTACCTCGCCGAGGGCGACCGGACCGACGACCGCACCGGGACCGGCTTCGCCGACACCCCGTGCTGGCTGGGCGTGAGCGGCGTCGACGTGGCCGAGCGGGGGCAGCGGTCGGCGGGCGCGGTCGTGGTGTTCGGCGACTCGATCACCGACACGGCGGCGAGCACCGACAACGCGAACCGGCGCTGGCCGGACTTCCTGGCCCGCCGCCTCGCGGCGCGGGACGGCCGGACGCCCTCGGTGGTCAACGCGGGCCTGGGCGGCAACCGGCTGGTCGCCGACCGCAAGGGCGAGCCGCACTACGGCGTCGCGGGCACGACCCGCTTCGCCCGCGACGCGCTCGGCCAGACCGGCGTGCGCACCGTCGTGGTCCTGTCCGGGGTCAACGACCTCAGCTTCGACGCCACCGCCGACGAGCTGATCGACGGCTACCGCGACCTGATCGCGCAGGCCCACCGGCGGGACGTGCGGGTGGTCGGCGGCACGATCATGCCGTTCCGGACCTCGTTCGCCTGGACCCCGGAGCGCGAGGCGACCTGGCGGAGGGTGAACGCCTGGATCAGGACCTCGGGCGAGTTCGACGCGGTGGTCGACTTCGCGAGCGCCATGGCCGCGCCGGGCGACGACGCCCTGCTCAACCCCGCCTACGACCGGGGCGACGGCCTGCACCCGACCGACGCGGGCACCGAGGCCATGGCGGACGCGGTCGACCTGCGGCTGCTCTGA
- a CDS encoding alpha/beta hydrolase family protein has protein sequence MQRIEYGPDPDQFGELTGSGPVVVVIHGGFWHQRYTLSLGRPLAADLAAHGVTAWNVEYRRVGGAGGWPQTGDDVLAAIDALDPALGPVVTLGHSAGGHLAVWAAARHPRVVGAVAQAGVLDLLQHPRITRRAAELLGATPDQAPERYADASPAAAPPVGKPVVLVHGDRDEDVPLAQSEAFAQATGARLITVPGAGHLDLITVGTPAWEACRTAALGLVH, from the coding sequence GTGCAGCGCATCGAGTACGGCCCCGACCCCGACCAGTTCGGCGAGCTGACCGGCTCCGGCCCGGTCGTCGTGGTGATCCACGGCGGGTTCTGGCACCAGCGCTACACGCTCTCCCTCGGCCGTCCCCTGGCCGCCGACCTCGCCGCGCACGGCGTCACCGCGTGGAACGTCGAGTACCGCCGGGTCGGCGGCGCGGGCGGGTGGCCGCAAACCGGTGACGACGTCCTGGCCGCCATCGACGCGCTCGACCCGGCGCTCGGCCCCGTGGTCACCCTCGGCCACTCGGCGGGCGGCCACCTCGCCGTGTGGGCCGCCGCCCGGCACCCCAGGGTCGTCGGCGCGGTCGCGCAGGCGGGCGTCCTGGACCTGCTCCAGCACCCGCGGATCACCCGCCGCGCCGCCGAACTGCTCGGCGCGACCCCCGACCAGGCCCCCGAGCGCTACGCCGACGCCTCGCCCGCCGCCGCGCCCCCGGTCGGCAAGCCCGTCGTGCTCGTGCACGGCGACCGCGACGAGGACGTGCCGCTCGCCCAGAGCGAGGCGTTCGCGCAGGCCACCGGCGCGCGGCTGATCACCGTCCCCGGCGCCGGGCACCTGGACCTGATCACCGTCGGCACCCCCGCCTGGGAGGCCTGCCGCACCGCCGCGCTGGGCCTGGTCCACTAG
- a CDS encoding histidine triad nucleotide-binding protein, with protein MDDCLFCKIADGAIPATVVHQTDTVIAFRDIAPQAPVHVVLVAKRHDTDAVALAKAAPGALDELFLAAGQVAEAEGVGESGYRLLFNTGADAGQTVFHAHLHLLGGKPLGALA; from the coding sequence ATGGACGACTGCCTGTTCTGCAAGATCGCCGACGGCGCCATCCCCGCCACCGTCGTGCACCAGACCGACACCGTCATCGCGTTCCGCGACATCGCGCCGCAGGCCCCCGTGCACGTCGTGCTCGTCGCCAAGCGGCACGACACCGACGCCGTCGCCCTGGCCAAGGCCGCCCCCGGCGCGCTCGACGAGCTGTTCCTGGCCGCGGGGCAGGTCGCGGAGGCCGAGGGCGTCGGCGAGTCCGGCTACCGGCTGCTGTTCAACACCGGTGCGGACGCGGGGCAGACCGTCTTCCACGCCCACCTGCACCTGCTCGGCGGCAAGCCGCTCGGCGCGCTGGCCTGA
- a CDS encoding GNAT family N-acetyltransferase, translating to MEELRFLTPDDVPACLALATGRGWSHEERKWRFLLATGTGLGLFDGSALVGTTVLTRYGDAHAALSMVLVAEGRQGRGLGRRLVEAALERADAPVVSLHATEQGLPLYERLGFVVAGPELVTHFGVFTGPPSGATSPLVDPAALVALDAEVFGADRSALWAAYRGFAERVVVSASGFAACWADPSPLVVGPVVAEDAAGARALVADLVSGRDARVDTADPGLRAWLLENGMREGYRVAPMVLGATRPPGRRERLFAPIMQALG from the coding sequence GTGGAAGAGCTGCGCTTTCTGACCCCCGACGACGTCCCCGCCTGCCTCGCCCTGGCCACCGGCCGAGGGTGGTCCCACGAGGAGCGCAAGTGGCGGTTCCTGCTGGCCACCGGCACCGGGCTCGGGCTGTTCGACGGCTCCGCGCTGGTCGGCACGACCGTGCTGACCCGCTACGGCGACGCGCACGCGGCGCTGAGCATGGTGCTGGTCGCCGAGGGCAGGCAGGGCCGGGGGCTGGGCCGCAGGCTGGTGGAGGCCGCGCTGGAGCGCGCGGACGCGCCGGTGGTGTCGCTGCACGCCACGGAGCAGGGCCTGCCGCTGTACGAGAGGCTCGGGTTCGTGGTGGCCGGGCCGGAGCTGGTCACGCACTTCGGGGTGTTCACCGGGCCGCCGTCGGGCGCCACGTCGCCGCTGGTCGACCCGGCCGCGCTGGTGGCGCTGGACGCCGAGGTGTTCGGCGCGGACCGGTCGGCGCTGTGGGCGGCCTACCGGGGGTTCGCCGAGCGGGTGGTGGTGTCGGCGTCCGGGTTCGCGGCCTGCTGGGCGGACCCGAGCCCGCTGGTGGTGGGCCCGGTGGTGGCCGAGGACGCGGCCGGGGCGCGGGCGCTGGTCGCGGACCTGGTGTCCGGGCGGGACGCGCGGGTGGACACCGCCGATCCAGGGCTGCGCGCGTGGCTGCTGGAGAACGGGATGCGCGAGGGCTACCGGGTGGCGCCGATGGTGCTGGGCGCCACCCGGCCGCCGGGCCGCCGGGAGCGGCTGTTCGCGCCGATCATGCAGGCGCTGGGGTGA